Proteins encoded within one genomic window of Heptranchias perlo isolate sHepPer1 chromosome 35, sHepPer1.hap1, whole genome shotgun sequence:
- the LOC137302397 gene encoding zona pellucida sperm-binding protein 3-like isoform X1 translates to MGQLVKGLVSLLVLVGAVCCSDTWQRFRNRDFPWSIEKATPAPPFGSHFSLSEGRSLSPLQTVMVQCGEQNLLVRVDMDLFGTRHLIKAADLTLGTAGCRPTGVDSQNHTVLFDYGLHECGSRLQMAGDFLVYTTHLNHTPNAGGSVIVRTNGAVIPIQCHYLRKGNVSSNPIKPTWIPFSSTKSGEGLLSFSLRLMNDDWLTERTSTVYYLGDLIHIEASVSMTNHMPLKLYIDSCAATLSPDKDSTPRYNIIDYHGCLLDSKAEDSFSTFVLPRDERELDKLQFDLDAFRFFGDDRSLIFITCHLKVAAVDRRDSMNKACTFHKMQNVWIPLEESTNDVCACCRLGNCGATREFRLDSRGRRDLVSGPESDAELKWEGEASLGPLVILDPDVTDLATEPLNEVEQRMQERSPGGVESEVVLILALSVSAVSLISASLIALFLYRKHKQTQFN, encoded by the exons ATGGGGCAACTAGTGAAGGGTTTGGTTTCTCTGTTGGTTTTGGTCggagctgtttgttgctctgatactTGGCAGCGGTTTAGAAACAGGGACTTCCCATGGAGCATTGAGAAGGCCACGCCTGcccctccctttggttcccatttcagcctgtctgaggggagaagtctgtccccactgcagactgtgatggtgcagtgtggagagcagaacctgctggtgagggtagacatggatttatttggaaccaggcacctgattaaagctgctgacctgaccctggggacagcaggttgtcggccaactgggGTCGACTCTCAGAACCACACCGTCCTCTTTGACTACgggctccatgaatgtggcagcagattgcag atggctggagatttcctggtctacaccacccacctgaaccacaccccaaatgctGGTGGATCAGTCattgtgagaactaatggagcTGTCATTCCCATCCAGTGCCACTATTTGAG gaagggcaatgtgagcagtaaccccatcaagcccacctggatcccattcagctcgaccaagtctggagaagggcttctgtcattctctCTGCGTCTAATGAATG atgactggcttacagagcgcacctcgactgtctactacctgggtgacctcattcacattgaggcctctgtttcaatgaccaaccacatgcccctgaagctctacattgacagctgtgcagctacattgagcccagacaaggattccaccccaagatacaacatcattgactaccatgg ttgcctcctggacagcaaagccgaggactccttttcaacctttgtgttgcccagagatgaacgtgagctggacaaactccagtttgacctggatgcgttccgtttctttggagatgaccgttcccTG attttcatcacctgtcacctgaaagttgctgcagtggatcggagagattccatgaacaaagcttgtactttccaCAAGATGCAGAATGT CTGGATCCCATTGGAAGAATCGACCAATGATGTATGTGCCTGTTGTCGTCTGGGCAACTGTGGTGCCACGAGGGAATTCCGacttgattccagaggaaggagggatcttgtatctggacctg agagtgatgctgaattgaagtgggagggtgaggcctcacttggacccctggtcattctggatcctgatgtgacagacctggcaactgagcccctgaatgaggttgagcaaaggatgcaggagaggtctccaggtg gtgtggagtctgaggtggtcctgatcTTGGCCCTGAGTGTGAGCGCTGTCTCTCTAATCTCTGCTTCTTTGATCGCCTTGTTCctgtacaggaaacacaagcaaacccagttcaactag
- the LOC137302397 gene encoding zona pellucida sperm-binding protein 3-like isoform X2 — protein sequence MSHLEMAGDFLVYTTHLNHTPNAGGSVIVRTNGAVIPIQCHYLRKGNVSSNPIKPTWIPFSSTKSGEGLLSFSLRLMNDDWLTERTSTVYYLGDLIHIEASVSMTNHMPLKLYIDSCAATLSPDKDSTPRYNIIDYHGCLLDSKAEDSFSTFVLPRDERELDKLQFDLDAFRFFGDDRSLIFITCHLKVAAVDRRDSMNKACTFHKMQNVWIPLEESTNDVCACCRLGNCGATREFRLDSRGRRDLVSGPESDAELKWEGEASLGPLVILDPDVTDLATEPLNEVEQRMQERSPGGVESEVVLILALSVSAVSLISASLIALFLYRKHKQTQFN from the exons atggctggagatttcctggtctacaccacccacctgaaccacaccccaaatgctGGTGGATCAGTCattgtgagaactaatggagcTGTCATTCCCATCCAGTGCCACTATTTGAG gaagggcaatgtgagcagtaaccccatcaagcccacctggatcccattcagctcgaccaagtctggagaagggcttctgtcattctctCTGCGTCTAATGAATG atgactggcttacagagcgcacctcgactgtctactacctgggtgacctcattcacattgaggcctctgtttcaatgaccaaccacatgcccctgaagctctacattgacagctgtgcagctacattgagcccagacaaggattccaccccaagatacaacatcattgactaccatgg ttgcctcctggacagcaaagccgaggactccttttcaacctttgtgttgcccagagatgaacgtgagctggacaaactccagtttgacctggatgcgttccgtttctttggagatgaccgttcccTG attttcatcacctgtcacctgaaagttgctgcagtggatcggagagattccatgaacaaagcttgtactttccaCAAGATGCAGAATGT CTGGATCCCATTGGAAGAATCGACCAATGATGTATGTGCCTGTTGTCGTCTGGGCAACTGTGGTGCCACGAGGGAATTCCGacttgattccagaggaaggagggatcttgtatctggacctg agagtgatgctgaattgaagtgggagggtgaggcctcacttggacccctggtcattctggatcctgatgtgacagacctggcaactgagcccctgaatgaggttgagcaaaggatgcaggagaggtctccaggtg gtgtggagtctgaggtggtcctgatcTTGGCCCTGAGTGTGAGCGCTGTCTCTCTAATCTCTGCTTCTTTGATCGCCTTGTTCctgtacaggaaacacaagcaaacccagttcaactag
- the LOC137302397 gene encoding zona pellucida sperm-binding protein 3-like isoform X3 produces the protein MAGDFLVYTTHLNHTPNAGGSVIVRTNGAVIPIQCHYLRKGNVSSNPIKPTWIPFSSTKSGEGLLSFSLRLMNDDWLTERTSTVYYLGDLIHIEASVSMTNHMPLKLYIDSCAATLSPDKDSTPRYNIIDYHGCLLDSKAEDSFSTFVLPRDERELDKLQFDLDAFRFFGDDRSLIFITCHLKVAAVDRRDSMNKACTFHKMQNVWIPLEESTNDVCACCRLGNCGATREFRLDSRGRRDLVSGPESDAELKWEGEASLGPLVILDPDVTDLATEPLNEVEQRMQERSPGGVESEVVLILALSVSAVSLISASLIALFLYRKHKQTQFN, from the exons atggctggagatttcctggtctacaccacccacctgaaccacaccccaaatgctGGTGGATCAGTCattgtgagaactaatggagcTGTCATTCCCATCCAGTGCCACTATTTGAG gaagggcaatgtgagcagtaaccccatcaagcccacctggatcccattcagctcgaccaagtctggagaagggcttctgtcattctctCTGCGTCTAATGAATG atgactggcttacagagcgcacctcgactgtctactacctgggtgacctcattcacattgaggcctctgtttcaatgaccaaccacatgcccctgaagctctacattgacagctgtgcagctacattgagcccagacaaggattccaccccaagatacaacatcattgactaccatgg ttgcctcctggacagcaaagccgaggactccttttcaacctttgtgttgcccagagatgaacgtgagctggacaaactccagtttgacctggatgcgttccgtttctttggagatgaccgttcccTG attttcatcacctgtcacctgaaagttgctgcagtggatcggagagattccatgaacaaagcttgtactttccaCAAGATGCAGAATGT CTGGATCCCATTGGAAGAATCGACCAATGATGTATGTGCCTGTTGTCGTCTGGGCAACTGTGGTGCCACGAGGGAATTCCGacttgattccagaggaaggagggatcttgtatctggacctg agagtgatgctgaattgaagtgggagggtgaggcctcacttggacccctggtcattctggatcctgatgtgacagacctggcaactgagcccctgaatgaggttgagcaaaggatgcaggagaggtctccaggtg gtgtggagtctgaggtggtcctgatcTTGGCCCTGAGTGTGAGCGCTGTCTCTCTAATCTCTGCTTCTTTGATCGCCTTGTTCctgtacaggaaacacaagcaaacccagttcaactag